A genomic region of Nitrospirota bacterium contains the following coding sequences:
- a CDS encoding MoxR family ATPase — MISKGEGIRQIIDHLSRYLHGKEQALRLALITFFARGHLLIEDLPGLGKTTLAIGIAKALGLSFGRIQCTSDLLPTDITGLSIYNKQAGEFEFHPGPLFNNIVLIDEINRATPKTQSALIEGMGEKQSTIDRQTYKLPQPFFVVATQNPVEHYGTFPLPESQLDRFMMKISIGYPSRDSEKDILRGGSRRGDLYSIEPVMSRDEVIAIQEAVRKEVYLSDRVLDYIMAIVEATRKDGALSAGISTRGALALNYTARANAYFHGRDFVIPEDVKELIPHVVPHRVLFREDHTPHDKREIILSIVEQIPVPAS, encoded by the coding sequence ATGATATCGAAGGGCGAGGGCATACGGCAGATCATCGACCACCTTTCACGCTACCTCCACGGGAAGGAGCAGGCCCTGAGGCTCGCCCTCATCACCTTTTTTGCACGGGGCCATCTGCTGATCGAGGACCTTCCGGGGCTCGGCAAGACGACGCTCGCCATCGGCATCGCCAAGGCGCTCGGCCTCAGCTTCGGCAGGATCCAGTGCACGAGCGACCTGCTCCCCACCGATATCACCGGCCTCTCGATCTACAACAAGCAGGCCGGCGAGTTCGAGTTCCATCCCGGTCCGCTCTTCAACAACATCGTGCTCATCGACGAGATCAACAGGGCGACGCCCAAGACCCAGAGCGCGCTGATCGAGGGCATGGGAGAGAAGCAGAGCACTATCGACCGCCAGACCTACAAGCTTCCCCAGCCCTTTTTCGTGGTCGCGACGCAGAACCCGGTGGAGCACTACGGCACCTTCCCGCTGCCCGAGTCCCAGCTCGACCGCTTCATGATGAAGATCAGCATCGGCTATCCTTCGAGGGACTCGGAAAAGGATATCCTGCGGGGCGGCAGCAGGAGAGGGGACCTCTATTCCATCGAGCCGGTCATGAGCAGGGACGAGGTCATCGCCATTCAGGAAGCGGTCAGGAAAGAGGTGTACCTGTCGGACAGGGTCCTCGATTATATCATGGCGATCGTCGAGGCTACCCGGAAGGACGGCGCGCTGTCGGCGGGCATATCCACGCGGGGGGCGCTGGCGCTGAACTATACGGCCCGGGCCAACGCCTACTTCCACGGCAGGGACTTCGTCATCCCCGAGGACGTGAAGGAGCTTATTCCCCATGTCGTCCCGCACCGGGTGCTCTTCAGGGAAGACCATACGCCGCATGACAAGAGGGAGATCATACTATCGATTGTCGAGCAGATACCCGTCCCGGCGTCATAA
- a CDS encoding transporter — MKKALLPPLLLSSIIAFSSAAAFAAHPLVTDDTGTVGKGRVQVELNGEYGREAGDGTTEYTTEVAPIITYGIVDTIDVVVGTPYQYIRTENGDGTVEEDGAGDTSLEVKWRFYEKDGLGLALKPGITLPAGDRKRGIGSGRVGYSLFLIGTQEVKPFAFHANLGYVQNENRNDERRDLWHASFASEVEVVRRLSVVANIGVEASTDREESTAPAFVLGGIIYELSENLYLDAGYKHGLNKPETDSAILAGVTFTF; from the coding sequence ATGAAGAAGGCCCTGCTTCCCCCGCTGCTTCTGTCTTCGATTATTGCTTTTTCTTCAGCTGCAGCATTTGCCGCCCATCCGCTCGTGACCGATGATACGGGAACGGTGGGAAAAGGGAGAGTGCAGGTCGAGCTCAATGGTGAGTACGGCCGGGAGGCCGGGGACGGGACTACGGAGTATACGACGGAGGTTGCGCCGATCATTACGTATGGTATAGTGGATACTATAGACGTCGTTGTGGGTACGCCTTATCAGTACATACGTACGGAGAATGGTGATGGCACCGTCGAGGAGGATGGCGCCGGCGATACCTCACTCGAAGTGAAGTGGCGCTTCTACGAGAAAGACGGATTGGGCCTCGCCCTTAAGCCCGGTATTACCCTTCCTGCAGGCGACCGGAAACGGGGCATCGGCTCGGGGAGGGTGGGCTACAGCCTCTTTTTGATCGGAACGCAGGAAGTTAAACCCTTCGCCTTTCATGCGAACCTCGGCTATGTCCAGAATGAGAACAGGAACGACGAGCGCCGGGATCTCTGGCATGCCTCGTTCGCTTCTGAGGTCGAAGTGGTGAGGCGGCTGAGCGTTGTCGCCAACATCGGCGTCGAAGCGAGTACCGACAGGGAAGAGAGTACGGCCCCCGCATTTGTCCTGGGAGGGATTATTTACGAGCTTTCCGAGAATCTCTATCTTGATGCAGGGTACAAGCACGGCCTGAACAAGCCGGAGACCGATTCGGCCATACTGGCCGGCGTAACCTTCACCTTCTAG
- the cbiM gene encoding cobalt transporter CbiM, producing MHIPDGYLSPQTYVPLYGASAVFLSIALKKMKKELAAKQVPYLAMAAAFSFLIQMFNIPIPGGTTGHAVGAGVIAILLGPWTAVIAVSLVLIVQALVFGDGGITAIGANCFNMAVVMPFASYGVFKAARGRAGQGRRITVAAFLAGYVGLTVSAAVTAVQFGIQPLIAAAPDGTPLYAPYPLSVALPVMTLEHLLLFGVVEGLVTALLLKYFLKHERTLVYVLREA from the coding sequence ATGCATATACCCGACGGTTATCTGAGTCCGCAGACCTACGTTCCCCTCTACGGGGCCTCGGCGGTCTTCTTGAGCATCGCCCTGAAGAAGATGAAGAAGGAGCTTGCGGCAAAACAGGTGCCCTACCTCGCCATGGCAGCGGCCTTTTCCTTCCTCATACAGATGTTCAATATCCCTATCCCGGGCGGCACCACCGGCCATGCTGTCGGCGCCGGGGTCATCGCGATCCTCCTCGGCCCCTGGACCGCGGTCATCGCGGTCTCGCTGGTGCTGATCGTTCAAGCCCTCGTCTTCGGCGACGGCGGGATAACGGCGATCGGGGCGAACTGTTTCAATATGGCCGTGGTCATGCCCTTCGCCTCGTACGGGGTCTTCAAGGCGGCGCGGGGCAGGGCGGGGCAGGGGCGGAGAATAACGGTCGCCGCTTTTCTCGCAGGCTATGTCGGGCTGACCGTATCGGCAGCGGTGACCGCCGTCCAGTTCGGCATCCAGCCGTTGATCGCAGCGGCGCCCGACGGTACGCCGCTGTATGCGCCCTATCCCCTCTCGGTAGCACTGCCGGTAATGACCCTGGAGCACCTTCTTCTTTTCGGCGTCGTCGAAGGGCTCGTCACCGCCCTGCTCCTGAAGTATTTCCTCAAGCACGAACGGACACTGGTGTATGTCCTGAGGGAGGCGTAG
- a CDS encoding ABC transporter ATP-binding protein, which produces MSERDRDIIRVEGVSYRYYDRIPALSEVTVSVQEGERFAVIGSNGSGKSTLLQIMSGLIYPSGGAVFFRGREVSEKSLRDKDFLKLFRGQAGYVFQDSDIQLFCPTVLDELMYGPLQLDIGEEEALDRAHEVMKMLGIEDLGDRPSYMLSGGEKKRVALGSVLTMNPEVLLLDEPTNGLDPRTQCFLMELLVALNEAGKTIVIATHDLSLVEELHARVAVLSEEHRVEGIGSAGDILRDEALLLKVNLIHEHLHFHGETVHKHLHSHYRAHQHDHGVHTHIHHKNTEVTVMNDLDKLKHLLHHWREHNDEHAQTYKDWADKALGLGNKELSEVLERLYQDTKRMSALFDQATRLIK; this is translated from the coding sequence GTGTCTGAGAGAGATAGAGATATCATAAGAGTCGAGGGCGTGAGCTACCGCTATTACGACAGGATACCCGCTCTTTCGGAGGTCACGGTCTCGGTGCAGGAGGGGGAGCGCTTCGCGGTCATCGGCTCGAACGGCAGCGGCAAATCGACGCTTCTGCAGATCATGAGCGGACTGATCTATCCGTCGGGCGGCGCGGTCTTCTTCAGGGGCAGGGAGGTCTCGGAGAAGAGCCTGCGCGATAAAGACTTCCTGAAGCTCTTCCGCGGGCAGGCAGGCTACGTGTTTCAGGATTCCGATATCCAGCTCTTCTGTCCCACTGTGCTCGATGAGCTCATGTACGGGCCGCTTCAGCTCGACATCGGTGAAGAGGAGGCGCTCGACCGGGCCCACGAGGTGATGAAGATGCTCGGCATCGAAGACCTCGGAGACCGGCCGTCGTACATGCTCTCGGGCGGTGAGAAGAAGCGGGTCGCCCTCGGCTCGGTGCTCACCATGAACCCGGAGGTGCTGCTGCTCGACGAGCCGACGAACGGCCTCGATCCGCGGACCCAGTGCTTTCTCATGGAGCTGCTCGTCGCCCTCAATGAAGCCGGCAAGACCATCGTGATCGCGACGCACGACCTCTCGCTCGTCGAAGAGCTGCATGCAAGGGTCGCGGTGCTCTCGGAAGAGCACCGGGTCGAAGGCATCGGCAGCGCAGGGGATATCCTGAGGGACGAGGCGCTCCTGCTGAAAGTGAACCTGATCCACGAGCACCTCCATTTCCACGGGGAGACCGTCCACAAGCATCTGCACTCCCACTATCGCGCCCACCAGCACGACCACGGGGTGCATACCCATATCCATCACAAGAACACGGAGGTTACGGTAATGAACGATCTCGACAAATTGAAGCATCTGCTCCACCATTGGCGCGAGCACAATGACGAGCATGCGCAGACATACAAGGACTGGGCGGACAAGGCACTCGGCCTCGGCAACAAGGAGCTCTCGGAGGTGCTCGAGCGGCTCTACCAGGACACGAAGAGGATGAGCGCGCTCTTCGACCAGGCGACCAGGCTGATCAAGTAG
- a CDS encoding DUF58 domain-containing protein has product MTVSGLLGRGNLSRIDVRVETPDELYAQSAAPLRITLVNTRLLLPAFLVKVRVDDTEVLFPYVDAGAEETRRVHTVFARRGRVLIETVSFSSVFPFNFFVRSKRIGRVTEATVFPRPRACALDTHAAGAERRRGERRSNLLGYEGEMVSLRTYVHGDPLKYIHWKASAKTGVFKTKELSAGAEEPVVIDFDAMGPADREEKLSCAAYMILSLLKRNVPAGLKIGGNAYAPGLSNAHKRLLLKELALYGTE; this is encoded by the coding sequence ATGACGGTCTCGGGGCTGCTCGGGAGGGGGAATCTCTCGCGGATCGATGTCCGTGTGGAAACGCCCGACGAGCTCTATGCGCAGTCGGCGGCGCCGCTCCGGATCACCCTGGTGAACACGCGGCTGCTGCTCCCGGCGTTTCTCGTAAAGGTGCGGGTTGACGACACGGAGGTGCTCTTCCCCTATGTGGATGCCGGCGCCGAGGAGACGAGGCGCGTGCATACGGTGTTCGCCCGCCGGGGCCGGGTCCTGATAGAGACGGTCTCTTTCTCTTCCGTCTTCCCGTTCAACTTTTTCGTGCGCTCGAAGAGGATCGGCAGGGTAACGGAGGCGACCGTTTTTCCCCGTCCCCGCGCCTGCGCTCTCGATACGCACGCCGCCGGAGCGGAGCGGCGCAGAGGGGAGCGGCGGTCGAACCTGCTCGGCTACGAGGGCGAGATGGTCTCCCTGCGCACGTATGTCCACGGCGATCCCTTGAAATACATACACTGGAAGGCGAGTGCGAAGACCGGCGTCTTCAAGACCAAGGAGCTTTCGGCCGGCGCCGAGGAGCCGGTCGTCATCGACTTCGATGCCATGGGACCGGCTGATCGGGAAGAGAAGCTCTCCTGCGCAGCGTACATGATCCTCTCCCTTCTCAAGAGAAATGTCCCGGCGGGACTGAAGATAGGCGGGAACGCATATGCCCCGGGCCTCTCGAACGCCCATAAGCGTCTCCTGCTCAAGGAGCTTGCCCTCTATGGAACGGAGTAG
- a CDS encoding PDGLE domain-containing protein, with amino-acid sequence MKPFQKKLWIGLLIMALLSPLGILLPEWFNAGDAWGEWGTDTLETLLGYVPEGLKKYADLWKAPAADYTFGGEQAPLSVQILSYIVSGLIGILLLSGVVYLISKFLVRRDR; translated from the coding sequence ATGAAGCCCTTTCAGAAGAAGTTATGGATCGGGCTTCTCATCATGGCCCTGCTCTCGCCGCTCGGCATTCTCCTGCCGGAATGGTTCAATGCCGGAGATGCCTGGGGAGAGTGGGGCACCGATACGCTCGAAACGCTGCTGGGATATGTCCCCGAGGGGCTGAAGAAGTACGCCGACCTCTGGAAGGCGCCTGCTGCCGACTACACCTTCGGCGGAGAGCAGGCGCCGCTTTCTGTCCAGATCCTTTCCTATATCGTTTCTGGTCTTATCGGCATTCTCCTGCTGAGCGGGGTCGTGTATTTAATTTCGAAGTTCCTGGTACGGCGTGATCGATAA
- a CDS encoding energy-coupling factor transporter transmembrane component T codes for MRTSFIEKGLRHAAGVVSTGYAQWELASREGLLQGVDARIKLLFLLFFIVIVSLKREIGAELAISAFIGMLVLAARLKAGTFYKRVLFLGFFFGFLIALPSSLNIITRGEIAVPLITLSRPYDFWIYHIPQTIGLTREGLTGVALLTLRVVNSVSLSLLVLNTTPFPELVRALKVMRVPDIFLMMLSLSYKYIFLFARTVEDMYLAKRGRLAGGISGSKGREWIAGRMAFIFRKTQLRCEEVFKAMTARGLSDTVKLSGFRKLLLRDWLAGLFFLAAGCVFLAL; via the coding sequence GTGAGGACTTCGTTCATCGAGAAGGGGCTGCGGCATGCGGCCGGGGTCGTGAGCACGGGGTATGCCCAGTGGGAGCTCGCCTCCCGCGAGGGGCTGCTCCAGGGGGTCGATGCCCGGATCAAGCTGCTCTTCCTGCTCTTCTTCATCGTCATCGTGAGCCTGAAGAGGGAGATCGGGGCCGAGCTCGCCATAAGCGCATTCATCGGCATGCTCGTCCTCGCCGCGCGGCTGAAGGCCGGTACGTTTTACAAACGGGTGCTCTTCCTGGGCTTCTTCTTCGGTTTCCTGATCGCTCTTCCCTCATCCCTGAACATCATCACGCGGGGAGAAATCGCTGTACCGCTCATCACGCTTTCGCGTCCCTACGATTTCTGGATCTATCATATCCCCCAGACAATAGGCCTGACAAGGGAGGGGCTCACGGGTGTCGCGCTCCTGACGCTCCGGGTCGTCAATTCGGTCTCGCTCTCGCTCCTGGTGCTGAACACCACCCCGTTCCCCGAGCTCGTCAGGGCGCTGAAGGTGATGCGGGTGCCGGATATCTTCTTGATGATGCTCTCCCTATCGTACAAGTACATCTTTCTCTTCGCCAGGACCGTCGAGGACATGTACCTGGCGAAACGGGGCAGGCTCGCCGGCGGCATAAGCGGCAGCAAGGGGAGGGAATGGATCGCCGGCCGCATGGCCTTCATTTTCAGGAAGACGCAGCTGCGCTGTGAAGAGGTCTTCAAGGCGATGACGGCGAGGGGCCTTTCCGATACCGTGAAGCTCTCCGGGTTCAGAAAGCTCCTGCTCAGGGATTGGCTCGCCGGCCTCTTCTTCCTCGCCGCCGGATGCGTGTTCCTGGCGCTGTGA